From one Spiroplasma endosymbiont of Panorpa germanica genomic stretch:
- the oppD gene encoding oligopeptide ABC transporter ATP-binding protein OppD, producing the protein MEKIISIKDLIVKFRVRSKTLTAIRNVSFDIYDGETVAIVGESGSGKSVMTKTLTNMLEENGWVSNGSITYFPTKKSIEDENSYFKDETNLLSLHKTLLDKTTTKGIIKQNKNIIKQKSSLIEKINALDPKEVEEILKTLNDQLKANKAKYEFSKSNRGITKSIPIIEKIEQYEDIYKTASTPGYREQKLEKLGNEINFAKADIEKFKTPSLARKFNLKRNVDLIKKYYNNPGAISEADFLKIDEYFSKREFLSEFEQELKNFNEVIKEKGTINELEFSTLIKNWKNIWAPNFIAQVKANKEITKLRGATIATVFQDPMTSLNPLLSVGFQITEVLRKHHNMSRAESKAEAIKILGKVGIPNPEKRFKDIPGRYSGGMRQRVVIAIALACRPKILICDEPTTALDVTIQSQILELIKELQKEYGFTTIFITHDLGVVANVADRVAVMYAGQIIEHGTVDDIFFNPQHPYTWSLLSSLPQLGIKGEDLFSIPGTPPSLFSNIKGDAFAPRNKYAMKVDYVHEPPMFKVNENHYAKTWLLDPRSPKVQRPKQLDMLSQAVSDAKVGE; encoded by the coding sequence ATGGAAAAGATAATTTCAATAAAAGATTTAATAGTTAAGTTTCGTGTCCGTTCAAAAACTTTAACAGCAATTCGTAATGTTTCTTTTGACATTTATGATGGTGAAACTGTTGCAATTGTTGGGGAATCTGGAAGTGGTAAGTCTGTTATGACAAAAACTTTAACCAATATGCTTGAAGAAAATGGATGGGTAAGTAATGGTTCAATCACTTACTTCCCAACAAAAAAATCAATTGAAGATGAAAACTCTTATTTCAAAGATGAGACAAATCTTTTAAGCTTGCATAAAACATTATTAGACAAAACTACTACAAAAGGTATCATCAAACAGAATAAAAATATCATTAAGCAAAAATCAAGTTTAATTGAAAAAATCAACGCTCTTGATCCAAAAGAAGTTGAAGAGATTTTGAAAACACTAAACGACCAATTAAAAGCAAATAAGGCTAAGTATGAATTCTCAAAATCAAATCGAGGAATTACTAAATCAATTCCGATTATTGAAAAAATTGAACAATACGAAGATATTTACAAGACTGCTTCAACTCCAGGATATCGTGAACAAAAGTTGGAAAAACTAGGCAACGAGATTAATTTTGCCAAAGCCGATATTGAAAAATTTAAAACACCTTCATTAGCTCGTAAATTTAATTTAAAAAGAAATGTTGATTTGATTAAAAAGTATTATAATAATCCAGGTGCAATTTCAGAAGCTGATTTTTTAAAAATCGATGAGTATTTTTCAAAAAGAGAATTTTTAAGTGAATTTGAACAAGAGTTGAAAAATTTTAACGAAGTGATTAAGGAAAAGGGAACCATTAACGAATTAGAATTCAGCACCTTAATTAAAAATTGAAAAAATATTTGAGCTCCAAATTTTATAGCTCAAGTGAAGGCTAATAAAGAAATTACTAAATTACGTGGCGCTACTATTGCGACTGTTTTCCAAGATCCGATGACTAGTTTAAACCCATTGTTATCAGTTGGATTTCAAATTACCGAAGTACTAAGAAAACACCACAATATGTCAAGAGCAGAATCTAAAGCCGAAGCTATCAAAATTTTAGGTAAAGTTGGAATTCCTAATCCAGAAAAACGTTTCAAAGATATTCCGGGACGCTATTCTGGGGGAATGAGACAAAGAGTTGTTATTGCAATCGCTCTGGCTTGTCGCCCTAAAATTTTAATCTGTGATGAACCCACAACTGCTTTGGATGTAACTATTCAATCACAAATTTTAGAATTAATTAAAGAATTACAAAAAGAGTATGGTTTCACAACAATCTTTATTACCCATGATTTGGGTGTAGTTGCCAATGTTGCAGACCGCGTAGCTGTAATGTACGCTGGTCAAATTATTGAGCACGGAACTGTTGACGATATATTCTTTAATCCACAACATCCATATACATGATCGCTTTTATCTTCACTTCCTCAACTGGGAATTAAAGGGGAAGACTTATTTTCAATTCCAGGAACGCCGCCATCATTATTTTCAAATATTAAAGGTGATGCATTTGCTCCAAGAAATAAATACGCAATGAAAGTTGATTACGTTCATGAGCCACCAATGTTTAAAGTTAATGAAAACCATTATGCTAAAACTTGGTTGTTAGATCCAAGATCTCCAAAAGTTCAAAGACCAAAACAATTAGACATGCTTTCCCAAGCTGTCAGTGATGCAAAGGTTGGTGAATAA
- a CDS encoding DNA translocase FtsK: MKETDQEFENQNDDRTKAFNIYKKQRRGDSIGWIIGALLLFFFNIVSIARLTIVGQFFDDVIFTLPFGWFKYVIYFVFFAVDISIYFGIKYKFKPRFLLMVTCTILASCFLISAILLIVAWDTKSELFVVKDFWSKSIISDVMKSYFANWKENSVFSSNHQNSNPWLISPPESYFTLWAGGGIFGNLLASIAGFTTIFGGLIIATFTFFITLVWIFTGDPFYLFKPKNKRKGRSLRILQLKNSGSRASSSKRRYMDVLDFNPGDSFNDRMILESIKESDVTIELPSFRRHRQEDLYQNQGHGFYKTQLDFHQDDDHLTQMQKVDDSYLQKGARGYKPINKINEDFYDNSFKEFERNLNPNQDSQRNIYSHDVNQGYQQPQRDIYKPNDYKVEKYDVPQSSIYGNISTNQAREIFEKETKITPFGANGKTTELFGHLSQENKDRILPSQKDRLESLNSNKPRQSTIEEFISSAKIEQKSYDEMLAKQHQSRSPMAEIAAQRNNTRVVNNGFLNNPSSGFSKISVDKNKIVKKELYVNKGYKIPPISLLDEHKTNIDDLRKNEAMAHAKAESINNALAQFNVNAKVVNMNIGPTVTKFELQPAPGTKVNSIISLENDLKLALASQNVRLEAPIEGKALVGIELANDVASLVPLRAVIEKTPIQKMNSKLLFAIGKNVTGELLFAELDKMPHLLVAGSTGSGKSVMINTIITSILLRSKPHEVKFLMIDPKKVELQIYSNLPHLLAPVITDMREANSALKKVINEMERRYSLFTEVGVKNIEGYNSKVIDDKSRLPFYVIVIDELADLMMTANKKDVEDSIMRLTQMARAAGIHLIVATQRPSTDVLTGVIKSNIPTRIAFAVSSGIDSRTILDSTGAEKLIGRGDLLYMPPGSSTLTRAQGAFLSDSEIERIVDFASNQQQQIFDDDFLNIQENNDTYSGGSNDDLYEEIKDYVIQIQKASTSLIQRRFSIGYNRAAKIIDDLELNGIIGPQNGSKPREVFISSEEY, from the coding sequence ATGAAAGAAACAGATCAAGAGTTTGAAAATCAAAATGATGATCGAACCAAAGCTTTTAATATCTACAAAAAACAGCGCCGTGGTGATTCAATTGGGTGAATTATTGGGGCCTTGTTGCTGTTCTTTTTTAACATAGTTTCAATCGCTAGACTAACAATTGTTGGCCAGTTTTTTGACGATGTTATTTTTACTTTGCCTTTCGGGTGGTTTAAATACGTAATTTACTTTGTCTTTTTTGCAGTGGATATTTCAATCTACTTTGGGATAAAATACAAATTTAAACCAAGATTTTTACTAATGGTAACGTGCACAATCCTGGCTTCATGTTTTTTAATTTCAGCTATTTTGTTAATCGTGGCTTGAGATACTAAGTCAGAATTATTTGTGGTTAAGGATTTTTGATCAAAATCAATTATTTCTGATGTTATGAAAAGTTATTTTGCAAATTGAAAAGAAAATTCAGTATTTTCAAGTAATCATCAAAATTCAAATCCATGATTAATATCTCCACCAGAAAGTTATTTCACACTATGAGCGGGTGGAGGGATTTTTGGTAATCTGTTAGCTTCAATTGCAGGATTTACAACCATTTTTGGAGGTCTTATCATTGCTACATTCACGTTCTTTATCACTTTGGTGTGAATATTTACAGGAGACCCGTTTTATTTATTTAAACCAAAAAACAAGCGTAAGGGTCGCAGCCTGCGAATTTTACAATTAAAAAATAGCGGTAGTCGAGCTTCTAGTTCAAAACGTCGTTATATGGATGTTTTAGATTTTAATCCCGGAGATAGTTTTAATGATAGAATGATTCTTGAATCAATCAAGGAAAGTGATGTTACAATTGAATTACCAAGTTTTCGTCGCCATCGCCAAGAGGATTTATACCAAAATCAAGGACACGGATTTTATAAAACTCAATTGGATTTTCACCAAGATGATGATCATTTAACTCAAATGCAAAAAGTTGATGATAGTTATTTACAAAAAGGGGCTCGTGGATATAAACCGATTAACAAGATTAATGAAGATTTTTATGACAATAGTTTTAAGGAATTTGAACGTAACTTAAATCCAAATCAAGATTCACAGAGAAATATTTACTCTCACGATGTTAACCAGGGATACCAACAACCTCAAAGGGATATTTATAAACCAAACGATTATAAAGTTGAAAAATACGATGTTCCTCAATCAAGTATTTATGGAAACATTTCAACCAATCAAGCTCGTGAAATCTTTGAAAAAGAAACCAAAATCACCCCATTTGGAGCTAATGGTAAAACCACTGAACTATTTGGACACTTATCACAAGAAAATAAAGACAGAATTTTGCCAAGTCAAAAAGACCGTCTGGAAAGCTTAAATTCTAATAAACCTCGTCAATCAACTATTGAAGAATTTATTTCAAGTGCTAAAATCGAACAAAAAAGTTATGATGAAATGTTGGCCAAACAACACCAATCTCGTAGCCCAATGGCAGAAATTGCTGCACAAAGAAATAACACCCGTGTTGTAAATAACGGATTCTTAAACAACCCCTCATCAGGATTTTCAAAAATCTCAGTTGACAAAAACAAAATTGTTAAAAAAGAACTTTACGTTAACAAGGGTTATAAAATCCCACCAATTTCTTTATTGGACGAACATAAAACTAATATAGATGATTTGCGTAAAAATGAAGCGATGGCTCACGCCAAGGCTGAGTCAATTAATAATGCTTTAGCACAATTTAACGTTAATGCTAAGGTAGTTAATATGAATATTGGACCAACAGTTACTAAATTCGAATTACAACCAGCTCCAGGAACCAAAGTAAATAGTATTATATCTTTGGAAAACGACTTAAAACTAGCTTTAGCAAGTCAGAATGTCCGTCTAGAAGCTCCAATTGAGGGGAAAGCCTTGGTTGGTATAGAACTAGCCAATGATGTTGCTAGCTTAGTGCCTTTACGAGCGGTTATTGAAAAGACACCAATTCAAAAAATGAACTCAAAATTGTTATTTGCAATTGGTAAAAATGTAACAGGGGAGTTATTATTTGCTGAACTTGATAAAATGCCGCATTTACTAGTGGCTGGTTCAACTGGAAGTGGTAAATCAGTTATGATTAACACAATAATTACCTCGATATTATTACGCAGTAAGCCCCATGAAGTTAAATTTTTAATGATCGATCCTAAGAAAGTGGAATTACAAATTTATTCAAACTTACCACACTTACTAGCTCCAGTAATAACTGATATGCGTGAAGCAAATAGTGCTTTAAAAAAAGTTATTAATGAAATGGAACGCCGTTATAGTTTGTTTACTGAAGTTGGTGTTAAAAATATTGAAGGTTATAATTCAAAAGTGATTGATGATAAAAGTCGTTTGCCATTTTATGTAATTGTAATTGATGAGTTGGCTGACTTAATGATGACAGCAAACAAAAAAGATGTTGAAGATAGTATTATGAGGTTAACTCAAATGGCGCGAGCAGCTGGAATTCATTTAATTGTTGCGACCCAAAGACCTTCTACAGACGTTCTAACTGGGGTTATCAAGTCAAACATTCCTACACGAATTGCTTTTGCTGTGTCTTCGGGAATAGATTCACGAACAATTTTAGATTCAACAGGAGCTGAAAAATTAATTGGTCGAGGCGACTTGTTATACATGCCTCCTGGAAGTTCAACCCTAACCCGTGCTCAAGGAGCCTTTTTAAGTGATTCAGAAATTGAAAGAATTGTTGATTTTGCTTCTAACCAACAACAACAAATTTTTGATGACGATTTTTTAAACATTCAAGAAAATAACGATACTTACTCGGGTGGTTCAAATGACGATCTTTATGAAGAAATTAAGGATTATGTCATCCAAATTCAAAAGGCTTCAACTTCTTTAATTCAACGCCGCTTTAGCATTGGTTATAACAGAGCCGCTAAAATAATTGATGATTTAGAGTTGAATGGGATTATTGGTCCTCAAAATGGCTCAAAACCAAGAGAAGTATTTATTAGTAGTGAAGAATATTAA
- the oppF gene encoding oligopeptide ABC transporter ATP-binding protein OppF codes for MKSNQKEPFVMVRDLEVQFRAKGKTFKAIKGVNFDVLKGETLGLVGESGSGKTTIGRAIMGIQPIHDGTVYLENNVIGGKLPNLNSMNKKILFKINNMQLNINSSIVALNNYLKYAKQTYYKYVENKNYNIKTNEIREFSNQNYILKDGTNFYKKISTSDYSAKQFELVKMLINDNLKSLISAIKLQKRLLRFIDNLSEYIPEIDKELELSIMKKQNDTLDLILQTKTLNNQVYENILKIEKIRRNFRIKGYYNSLTDFFNELFTVLKEVTLGCRQASKIFLTISDNQKMNVALSSSQKSRKKQIEIYNAEIQTPKNQVINTFEKRISKLSVDEEIDDAKKGLLESYKIALDSIKDSEDEIITNREVIETYRWAKNNDEQPNIEYSAIVELLEFLKLPSIDDVIKNSQFFVLQNRKSRREFKKKMQMIFQDPAASLNDRMAVGQIIGEGLENFPELYKNEEARSNYVEFYNNNLKEGQQSLSMEKVKDGDVKQFLILSILKEVGLLSEHLSRYPHEFSGGQRQRIGIARALVMRPEFVVADEPISALDVSIRAQVLNLLKLFQAKFNLTYIFVAHDLSVVKFIADRIAVIYHGEIVELAEANELFNNPMHPYTKSLLTAIPLPDPKQEKVKIHVEYNPEEVHADYIFDVPEFVEITPGHFVLANSREYKELKNK; via the coding sequence ATGAAATCAAATCAAAAAGAACCTTTTGTAATGGTTCGCGACCTTGAAGTTCAATTTAGAGCTAAAGGTAAAACCTTTAAAGCAATTAAAGGAGTTAACTTTGATGTTCTTAAAGGTGAAACTTTAGGATTAGTTGGTGAATCAGGAAGTGGTAAAACCACAATCGGAAGAGCTATAATGGGTATTCAACCAATTCATGATGGAACAGTTTATTTAGAGAATAACGTTATTGGTGGAAAATTGCCAAACTTAAATTCAATGAATAAAAAAATTCTGTTTAAAATCAACAATATGCAATTAAATATTAATAGCTCAATTGTGGCTTTAAATAACTACTTGAAATACGCTAAGCAAACTTACTACAAATATGTTGAAAACAAAAACTACAATATTAAAACCAATGAAATCAGAGAATTTAGTAATCAAAACTATATTCTTAAAGATGGAACCAACTTTTATAAAAAAATTAGTACCAGTGATTATAGCGCTAAACAATTTGAATTAGTTAAAATGTTAATCAATGATAATTTGAAATCTTTAATTAGCGCAATCAAATTACAAAAACGTTTACTAAGATTTATTGATAATCTAAGTGAATATATTCCTGAAATTGACAAAGAACTTGAACTATCAATTATGAAAAAGCAAAACGATACTTTAGATTTAATTTTGCAAACCAAAACATTAAATAACCAAGTTTATGAAAATATTTTAAAAATTGAAAAAATTCGTCGCAATTTCAGAATTAAAGGATACTACAATTCTTTAACTGACTTTTTCAACGAACTATTCACTGTTTTAAAAGAAGTAACTTTAGGATGTCGTCAGGCTTCTAAAATATTCTTAACAATCTCAGATAACCAAAAGATGAATGTTGCTTTATCAAGTTCGCAAAAAAGCCGCAAAAAACAAATCGAAATTTATAACGCAGAAATTCAAACACCAAAAAATCAAGTGATCAATACTTTTGAAAAAAGAATTTCTAAATTGAGTGTAGATGAAGAAATTGATGATGCTAAAAAAGGATTGCTAGAAAGCTACAAAATTGCTTTAGATTCAATTAAAGATAGTGAAGATGAAATAATTACCAATCGGGAAGTTATTGAAACTTATCGATGAGCTAAAAACAATGATGAGCAACCAAATATTGAGTATTCAGCTATTGTTGAGCTTCTAGAGTTTTTAAAACTGCCATCAATTGATGATGTTATTAAAAATTCACAATTCTTCGTTTTACAGAATCGCAAATCTCGAAGAGAATTTAAGAAAAAAATGCAAATGATTTTCCAAGATCCAGCAGCTTCACTAAATGACCGAATGGCGGTTGGGCAAATTATTGGTGAGGGTTTAGAGAACTTCCCTGAACTTTACAAGAATGAAGAAGCTCGATCAAATTATGTTGAATTTTACAACAATAATTTAAAAGAGGGACAGCAATCGCTTTCAATGGAAAAAGTAAAAGATGGGGATGTAAAACAATTCTTAATTCTTTCGATCCTAAAAGAGGTCGGTCTTTTATCTGAACACTTATCTCGATACCCTCACGAATTTTCAGGGGGTCAAAGACAAAGAATCGGAATTGCTCGAGCATTGGTTATGCGTCCTGAATTTGTAGTTGCAGATGAACCAATCTCGGCACTTGATGTATCAATTAGAGCACAGGTATTAAATCTTTTAAAACTATTCCAAGCTAAATTCAATTTAACTTACATTTTTGTTGCCCATGACTTATCAGTTGTTAAATTTATTGCTGATAGAATCGCTGTTATTTACCATGGTGAAATTGTTGAACTTGCCGAAGCAAATGAATTATTTAATAATCCAATGCATCCATATACAAAATCATTACTAACAGCAATTCCGCTACCAGATCCAAAACAAGAAAAAGTTAAGATCCACGTGGAATATAACCCAGAAGAAGTACACGCAGATTATATATTTGACGTACCAGAATTTGTGGAAATAACACCCGGACACTTTGTGTTGGCTAATTCGCGAGAATATAAAGAATTAAAAAATAAATAA
- a CDS encoding FMN-dependent NADH-azoreductase produces the protein MKNKILVINGSVSPIEKSFSVALTNLFIEEYKKIDPQAEYIHLDLNNEEMAHKTLTRDNMATYFNENDTFKYINQLKEVNKVIIGCPMNNFNVTGLVKNYLEHVLLANETFSYKYSKKGEAIGLLKDLKVQILTTQGAPFGWYLFGNHTEFLKGTWEFMGAKVNSPVLFAGTKIAPVDKQNPNEAVLQVKDEIIKAAKEF, from the coding sequence ATGAAAAATAAAATTTTAGTAATAAATGGTTCAGTTAGTCCTATTGAAAAATCTTTTTCTGTAGCATTAACAAATCTATTCATAGAGGAATACAAGAAAATTGACCCTCAAGCAGAATACATTCATTTAGATTTAAACAATGAGGAGATGGCACACAAAACTCTAACTAGAGATAATATGGCTACCTACTTTAATGAAAATGATACCTTTAAATACATAAATCAACTGAAGGAGGTTAATAAAGTTATTATTGGCTGTCCTATGAATAACTTCAACGTTACTGGGTTGGTTAAAAATTATCTAGAACACGTTTTATTAGCCAATGAAACATTTTCTTATAAGTATTCAAAAAAAGGCGAAGCAATCGGATTGTTGAAAGACTTAAAAGTTCAAATTTTGACTACTCAAGGCGCTCCTTTTGGTTGATATTTATTTGGTAACCACACCGAGTTTTTAAAAGGAACATGAGAATTTATGGGGGCCAAAGTAAACTCGCCTGTTTTATTTGCAGGAACTAAAATAGCTCCCGTTGATAAACAAAATCCTAACGAAGCTGTCTTACAAGTTAAAGATGAAATCATTAAAGCTGCTAAAGAATTTTAA
- a CDS encoding class I SAM-dependent methyltransferase — protein MKNYYPSLSGLIYDMTKPVGYSVDGDLDFYFDQVKNYTGNILEAGVGTGRMMVPFLRKGIKMVGIDSSKEMLEICQNNLTKYNQEALLIHDELINLSLTQKYDAILMPTGTICLIEDRNQVMEILKNFKNILTKEGKLVVDLIYPTNFKPGVDHSFDYQIDDNRVIKLTNKSKEIDWVNQKTISQLVYEDFQADKIVETQVQQFNLNWYGVEEFKNMLLNSGFSKLNVEINYGMKRVLNLKTVTIIAS, from the coding sequence ATGAAAAATTATTATCCTAGTTTAAGTGGTTTGATTTATGACATGACAAAGCCGGTTGGATACTCTGTTGATGGTGATTTAGATTTTTATTTTGATCAAGTCAAAAATTATACTGGAAATATTTTGGAAGCCGGAGTCGGTACTGGTAGAATGATGGTTCCATTTTTGAGAAAGGGTATCAAAATGGTTGGAATTGATAGTTCAAAAGAAATGTTAGAGATCTGTCAAAACAATTTAACTAAGTATAACCAAGAGGCTTTGCTAATTCACGACGAGTTGATCAACCTTAGTTTAACTCAAAAATACGACGCAATTTTAATGCCAACTGGCACAATTTGTCTTATTGAAGATCGAAATCAGGTAATGGAAATTTTAAAGAATTTTAAAAATATTTTAACAAAAGAAGGTAAATTGGTAGTAGACTTAATTTACCCAACAAATTTTAAACCTGGTGTTGACCACAGTTTTGACTATCAAATAGATGATAATCGCGTTATAAAATTAACCAATAAATCTAAGGAGATTGATTGAGTTAATCAAAAAACAATCTCACAACTGGTTTATGAGGATTTTCAAGCAGATAAAATTGTTGAAACACAGGTTCAACAATTTAATTTGAATTGGTATGGGGTTGAAGAATTTAAAAACATGTTATTAAATTCAGGATTTAGTAAACTAAATGTTGAAATAAACTACGGTATGAAAAGGGTTTTAAATCTCAAAACCGTTACAATTATTGCTTCATAA
- a CDS encoding ABC transporter substrate-binding protein, which yields MLRLKLKMLASFSAVTLAASSVASCGITSSRLMSRLNDINTFRFTYLYPLTSWSTGVTMQAEDGRYLNNLQGTLLTNDQYGRIVGDLVEEGWTHNADSTEWTFRFKDDAHWFDASGVKMETIQGKDMKNAAFYVLNNRSISETAGLWETFIKGASELKGKLNGVKASDGSYAIAPSSDFDIDQLYEDFEGIVLDKTDNKKFTVHLTKGVPYFDTVVTYSAFSPLPDKAIDENKPSDSYYNYGRNWRIPWYSGAYLVDKYEPTSQIVMKKNPNYVNASDIHVNSLQYTYLKNADVSRNRVLFESGDASEAVIAPTDSAGWNKYVGKDAANPIFSGATSEVSPDPTTFNYTMNMANVNRDEQARKANLAMTTKSVRALLSNYLDRSLFVKYFSDALDSGKTSSFLRNVYTARKFVVEEDGTDYASYIEHKYEKEVMTTKESQTLADPEAAAQPSSASDLLADGSDALYHNENNLKNSFKDSKPNITIDTLFDEVRKDLKAVDINERVQIPTLMNGNLATTSNIYLENMVDTFNAIDNNPIEIVKNVTVDVTEYQTLLKKGGWNLAVSGWSPDYSDPSTYLNTYAIGGDLQGYTGTNRVATFDKSGDTVTFKSFNDDYKYLSTSKEAVETMKRYAEYSTKLNEADRITNNLKDRYEAYAEAEFNLIYRDYLLIPLYVPNGSYQVKLTYKKPFTQPLTPYGGSKYRFNFVELTPFLLTQRERDVLAIRYEEQKKAILEDVKSGGVH from the coding sequence ATGCTTAGACTTAAATTAAAAATGCTAGCGAGTTTTTCAGCAGTTACTCTAGCAGCTAGTTCTGTAGCTAGTTGTGGAATAACTTCTAGTAGACTAATGTCTCGTTTAAATGATATTAATACCTTTAGATTTACTTACCTGTACCCATTAACAAGTTGATCGACTGGAGTAACAATGCAAGCAGAAGATGGACGTTATTTAAATAACTTGCAAGGAACTCTTTTAACAAATGACCAATATGGAAGAATTGTTGGTGATTTAGTTGAAGAAGGTTGAACGCATAACGCAGACTCAACTGAATGAACTTTTAGATTCAAAGATGATGCTCATTGATTTGATGCCTCTGGAGTTAAAATGGAAACCATTCAAGGAAAAGATATGAAAAACGCTGCTTTTTACGTTTTAAATAATCGTAGTATTTCAGAAACCGCAGGTCTATGAGAAACCTTTATTAAAGGGGCTAGCGAATTAAAAGGCAAATTGAATGGTGTGAAAGCAAGTGATGGTAGCTATGCCATTGCCCCATCCAGTGATTTTGATATTGATCAATTGTATGAAGATTTTGAAGGTATTGTATTGGATAAAACTGATAACAAAAAATTCACCGTTCACCTTACAAAAGGGGTGCCATATTTTGATACAGTGGTAACTTATTCAGCCTTTTCACCACTTCCAGATAAAGCTATTGACGAAAATAAACCAAGTGATTCTTATTACAATTATGGAAGAAACTGAAGAATTCCTTGATACTCAGGAGCTTATCTAGTTGATAAATATGAACCAACTTCACAAATAGTTATGAAAAAAAATCCCAACTATGTAAATGCTAGTGATATCCATGTTAACAGTTTACAATATACATATTTAAAAAATGCTGATGTGAGTCGTAATAGGGTTTTATTTGAATCAGGAGATGCAAGTGAAGCTGTAATTGCTCCAACTGACTCAGCGGGATGAAATAAATATGTTGGAAAAGATGCTGCGAACCCAATTTTTTCGGGAGCCACAAGTGAGGTTTCTCCAGATCCAACAACGTTTAACTACACAATGAATATGGCCAACGTAAATCGTGATGAACAAGCTCGTAAAGCTAACTTAGCAATGACCACAAAATCAGTTAGAGCACTTCTATCTAACTATTTAGATAGAAGTTTATTTGTTAAATATTTCTCTGATGCTCTAGATAGTGGTAAAACTTCTTCATTTTTAAGAAACGTTTATACAGCTCGTAAATTCGTAGTTGAAGAAGATGGAACCGATTATGCTTCATATATTGAACATAAATATGAAAAAGAAGTGATGACAACTAAGGAATCACAAACTCTAGCAGACCCAGAAGCAGCCGCTCAACCAAGTTCGGCTAGTGATTTATTAGCTGATGGAAGTGACGCACTATATCACAATGAAAACAACTTAAAAAATTCATTTAAAGATTCTAAACCAAATATCACAATTGATACTTTATTTGATGAAGTCAGAAAAGACTTAAAAGCAGTTGATATAAATGAAAGAGTTCAAATCCCAACTTTAATGAATGGTAACTTAGCAACAACTTCAAATATTTATCTTGAAAACATGGTTGATACATTTAATGCAATTGATAATAATCCAATCGAAATTGTTAAAAATGTCACAGTTGATGTAACTGAATATCAAACGCTCCTAAAAAAAGGTGGATGAAATTTAGCAGTATCAGGATGATCTCCAGATTACTCAGACCCATCAACTTACTTAAATACTTATGCCATTGGTGGAGATTTACAAGGTTATACTGGAACTAATCGAGTGGCAACATTTGACAAGTCAGGAGACACAGTAACTTTCAAAAGTTTTAATGATGATTATAAATATTTAAGCACTAGTAAAGAAGCAGTTGAAACTATGAAAAGATATGCTGAGTATTCAACTAAATTGAACGAAGCTGACAGAATTACTAATAACTTAAAAGATCGTTACGAAGCTTATGCAGAGGCTGAATTCAATTTAATATATCGTGATTATTTATTAATTCCACTTTATGTGCCAAATGGTAGTTATCAAGTTAAATTGACATACAAAAAACCATTTACCCAACCTTTAACACCATATGGGGGATCTAAATACCGATTCAACTTTGTTGAATTAACACCATTCTTGCTTACTCAACGCGAACGTGATGTTTTAGCTATTAGATATGAAGAGCAAAAAAAAGCAATTTTAGAAGATGTTAAAAGCGGAGGTGTTCACTAA
- a CDS encoding helix-turn-helix domain-containing protein has protein sequence MANHQGNKSNILSYEKKLEMVKEHFENNVPLKDLVNMYNVSYSAARNACINYQTKGPESLRNKTGRTFGWKRAKDTPFSDEN, from the coding sequence ATGGCGAACCACCAGGGAAATAAGTCTAATATTTTGAGTTATGAAAAAAAATTAGAAATGGTGAAGGAGCATTTTGAAAATAATGTTCCCCTAAAAGATCTTGTAAATATGTACAACGTCTCTTACTCGGCAGCAAGAAATGCTTGTATAAATTACCAGACAAAAGGTCCAGAGTCTTTAAGAAATAAAACCGGTAGAACATTTGGTTGAAAAAGAGCTAAGGACACACCATTTTCTGACGAGAACTAG